In Horticoccus luteus, the following proteins share a genomic window:
- a CDS encoding arabinose isomerase: MEIPPLRAGLFGIGLDAYWPQFAGLQSRLEGYLGRVAAKLARPGVEIVNLGLVDNADRAYAAGREFRRQEVDIIFLHVTTYALSSTVLPVVLRAKVPVIVLNLAPAAAIDYEKFNRMTDRTAMTGEWLAHCSACPVPEIANVFKRAGVRFHQVTGVLEDDPICWREIDGWIEAARVAARMSTNRLGLMGHYYGGMLDIYSDVTLQCATFGTHVEILEVDELSARRREVAPAAVAARVKDFHAEFDVQADCQADDLAEAARTSVALDHLVADYQLGSLAYFYKGSGVPENEATMASIILGTSLLTSRGVPVAGEYEVKNAQAMKIMDLFGAGGSFTEYYAMDFKDDVVLMGHDGPGHLRIAQGRTKVRPLRVYHGKVGRGVSVEMAVKHGPVTLLSVVESREGRLSLLCAEAESVPGPILEIGNTNSRYRFSIGAREFVNRWNAHGPAHHCAVGLGHLTDRLQHLGHLLGLEVMRVC; this comes from the coding sequence ATGGAAATTCCGCCTCTTCGCGCCGGTTTGTTCGGCATCGGTCTCGACGCTTACTGGCCACAGTTCGCCGGCCTCCAATCGCGCCTCGAAGGCTACCTCGGCCGCGTCGCCGCCAAGCTCGCCCGCCCCGGCGTGGAGATCGTCAACCTTGGCCTGGTGGACAACGCCGATCGCGCCTACGCCGCAGGGCGCGAGTTTCGCCGCCAAGAGGTGGACATCATTTTTCTCCACGTCACCACCTACGCGCTTTCGTCGACGGTTCTCCCGGTCGTGCTCCGCGCGAAAGTGCCTGTGATCGTGCTGAATCTCGCCCCGGCCGCCGCGATCGACTACGAAAAATTTAACCGGATGACGGATCGCACCGCCATGACCGGCGAATGGCTGGCGCACTGCTCCGCGTGCCCGGTGCCGGAGATCGCCAACGTGTTCAAACGCGCCGGCGTCCGCTTTCATCAGGTCACTGGCGTGCTGGAGGATGACCCCATTTGCTGGCGCGAGATCGATGGCTGGATCGAAGCCGCGCGCGTCGCCGCCCGCATGAGCACCAACCGCCTCGGCCTCATGGGCCACTACTACGGCGGCATGCTCGACATTTACTCCGACGTCACCCTCCAGTGCGCCACGTTCGGCACGCACGTGGAGATTCTTGAAGTGGATGAACTCTCTGCTCGCCGCCGCGAGGTCGCGCCCGCCGCCGTCGCGGCGCGCGTGAAGGATTTCCACGCCGAGTTCGACGTCCAAGCCGATTGCCAGGCCGACGATTTGGCCGAAGCGGCGCGCACGTCGGTCGCGCTCGACCATCTGGTAGCCGACTACCAACTCGGGTCGCTCGCCTACTTCTACAAAGGCAGCGGCGTGCCTGAAAACGAAGCGACGATGGCGTCGATCATTCTCGGCACCTCCCTGCTCACCAGTCGCGGCGTGCCGGTCGCGGGCGAATACGAAGTGAAGAACGCGCAGGCGATGAAGATCATGGATCTCTTCGGCGCGGGCGGTTCGTTCACAGAATACTACGCGATGGATTTCAAGGATGACGTCGTGCTCATGGGCCACGACGGCCCCGGTCACCTGCGCATTGCCCAAGGTCGAACCAAGGTCCGGCCGCTCCGCGTTTACCACGGCAAGGTCGGTCGCGGAGTTTCCGTAGAAATGGCCGTGAAACACGGCCCCGTCACGCTTCTCTCCGTCGTCGAAAGTCGCGAGGGTAGATTGAGTCTGCTCTGCGCCGAAGCGGAATCAGTGCCCGGTCCCATCCTCGAAATTGGCAACACCAACAGCCGCTATCGCTTCAGCATCGGCGCGCGGGAATTCGTCAACCGGTGGAACGCCCACGGCCCCGCGCATCATTGCGCCGTGGGCCTCGGCCACCTCACTGACCGCCTCCAACACCTCGGCCATCTCCTCGGTCTCGAAGTGATGCGCGTCTGCTGA
- a CDS encoding host attachment protein — protein sequence MTEKYIVVADPRQLRFYHEESQPGQIAPSLVVAQAVDLADERRRCALPGERPPRGDAAASASAAPMEERRPKNEDRERRIATQIAKHINAFFATQPDAVWHFAASPSLHNEVIDRLETSTGNRLDRSVRKELGNVPPVELRSHFKLAPLAER from the coding sequence ATGACCGAAAAATACATCGTCGTCGCCGACCCGCGGCAGCTCCGGTTTTACCACGAAGAAAGCCAGCCCGGCCAAATCGCGCCGAGCTTGGTGGTGGCGCAAGCGGTGGACCTGGCCGATGAACGCCGACGATGCGCACTGCCAGGCGAACGGCCGCCCAGGGGCGACGCCGCAGCGAGCGCGTCAGCGGCGCCCATGGAGGAACGGCGCCCGAAGAACGAGGACCGCGAGCGGCGCATCGCGACCCAGATCGCGAAGCACATCAACGCGTTTTTTGCGACGCAACCCGACGCGGTGTGGCACTTCGCCGCGAGTCCGTCGCTGCATAACGAAGTCATCGACCGGCTCGAGACCAGCACGGGCAACCGACTCGATCGCTCCGTGCGGAAGGAATTGGGCAACGTCCCGCCGGTCGAGCTACGAAGTCACTTCAAGCTCGCGCCTTTGGCCGAGAGGTAG
- a CDS encoding GxGYxYP domain-containing protein — protein MKRIILLSLLTLSAAALRVQAIPGVAGPIPKEAYTVVAQDNWEINGSLPENALLISLQGLANTDAPRVFVEYPPSWHFHDFAPVKDFYATRYGIKFTRLATPDAALTALSKFAKGYIVWDKNVRTSLNVAFTAAGVQRGVVVDESLIPLAEKHGLKPLADFRGQFTGQSDVQIYEWALDRYWKDCSRDYLIWMGGVAWNTMEPGVADLGIAMHAFVADLSANPKDKEELALHRRILAQMNPGAFIFGWHSYAKDSEGEWVTLTSSYGLKVIGLNTFPNGTFMSQIEFSPGFKFTNNNHVTRQQKVTAEPKVYVCLVQSDSMGIGAWNEPERGQIYYNWDVGIDGVRWYPGVLEMFAKDKTPKDYFNGGQSGYMYPVAIPPDRFPGLMKEMNEMMAKYDLHVVSVMDHTRRSASVPVGYFDVPKRTVDEYFKYAPDVIGFINGYAAAHTYDARNGQAFMSYDYYLDEHRPVPDAVADLNELMRLNPKRPYYLLVHVRESNSIKRVMEIVGQLDEHPEVVPVDTFLKLAASNPTFKPRYADEALKP, from the coding sequence ATGAAGCGCATCATCCTCCTCTCCCTCCTCACCCTCTCCGCCGCCGCTCTGCGCGTGCAGGCCATTCCCGGCGTCGCCGGTCCGATTCCAAAGGAAGCGTATACTGTCGTCGCGCAGGACAACTGGGAAATCAACGGCAGCCTCCCCGAGAACGCCCTGCTCATCAGCTTGCAAGGTCTCGCCAACACCGATGCGCCGCGCGTTTTTGTCGAGTATCCACCCTCCTGGCACTTTCACGATTTTGCGCCCGTGAAGGATTTCTATGCCACCCGCTACGGCATCAAATTCACCCGCCTCGCCACGCCTGATGCCGCCCTCACCGCCCTCAGCAAGTTCGCCAAAGGCTATATCGTGTGGGATAAAAATGTGCGCACGTCGCTCAACGTCGCCTTCACCGCCGCCGGCGTGCAACGGGGCGTGGTCGTCGACGAGAGCCTCATCCCGCTCGCGGAGAAGCACGGCCTGAAACCGCTCGCCGATTTCCGCGGCCAGTTCACCGGGCAGAGCGATGTGCAGATTTACGAGTGGGCGCTCGACCGCTACTGGAAGGATTGCAGTCGCGACTATCTCATCTGGATGGGCGGCGTCGCGTGGAACACCATGGAACCCGGCGTGGCCGACCTCGGCATCGCCATGCACGCCTTCGTGGCCGACCTTTCCGCCAATCCCAAGGACAAAGAGGAACTCGCACTCCACCGCCGCATCCTCGCGCAGATGAATCCCGGCGCCTTCATCTTCGGCTGGCATTCCTACGCCAAAGACAGCGAGGGAGAATGGGTCACGCTCACCTCCAGCTACGGCCTCAAGGTGATCGGCCTGAATACGTTTCCCAACGGCACATTCATGAGCCAGATCGAGTTTTCGCCCGGCTTTAAATTCACCAACAACAACCACGTCACCCGACAGCAGAAGGTCACCGCCGAACCCAAGGTCTACGTCTGCCTCGTGCAGTCCGATAGCATGGGCATCGGCGCTTGGAATGAACCCGAGCGCGGTCAGATCTACTACAACTGGGATGTCGGTATCGACGGCGTGCGCTGGTATCCCGGCGTTCTCGAAATGTTCGCCAAGGACAAAACGCCCAAGGACTATTTCAACGGCGGCCAGTCCGGCTACATGTATCCCGTCGCGATTCCTCCTGATCGTTTTCCCGGCCTCATGAAAGAGATGAACGAGATGATGGCGAAATACGATCTGCACGTCGTCAGCGTCATGGACCACACGCGCCGCAGCGCGTCCGTGCCGGTCGGCTATTTCGATGTGCCGAAACGCACCGTTGACGAATACTTCAAATACGCCCCCGACGTCATCGGCTTCATCAACGGCTACGCCGCCGCTCATACTTACGATGCGCGCAACGGCCAGGCGTTCATGTCCTACGACTACTATCTCGACGAACATCGCCCGGTGCCGGATGCCGTCGCCGATCTCAACGAGTTGATGCGCCTCAACCCGAAACGCCCCTACTACCTGCTCGTTCACGTGCGCGAATCCAACAGCATCAAGCGCGTGATGGAAATCGTCGGCCAGCTCGACGAACACCCCGAGGTCGTGCCCGTCGATACGTTTCTCAAGCTCGCTGCCAGCAACCCGACCTTCAAACCGCGCTACGCCGACGAAGCGTTGAAACCGTAA
- a CDS encoding DUF2237 family protein, which translates to MLSLPSRNVFGGPLKPCSTHPLTGFFRNGRCDTCAEDHGCHTVCVEVTAEFLAFSRAHGNDLSTPRPEFSFPGLVPGDRWCVCASRWLAAVESGCAAPVALAATHARSLEVIPEDVLRRHATA; encoded by the coding sequence ATGCTCTCGCTTCCTTCGCGCAACGTCTTCGGCGGCCCGTTGAAGCCGTGTTCCACCCACCCGCTGACGGGATTTTTCCGCAACGGCCGTTGTGACACCTGCGCCGAGGACCACGGTTGCCACACCGTTTGCGTCGAAGTGACCGCGGAGTTTTTAGCCTTCAGTCGAGCGCATGGGAACGACTTGTCCACGCCGCGCCCCGAGTTCTCATTTCCGGGGCTCGTGCCGGGCGATCGCTGGTGCGTCTGCGCGAGTCGCTGGCTGGCCGCGGTGGAATCCGGCTGCGCCGCTCCCGTTGCCTTGGCCGCGACCCATGCGCGTTCACTGGAAGTCATACCCGAGGATGTGCTCCGTCGTCATGCGACGGCCTAA
- a CDS encoding DNA topoisomerase IB gives MARRIRPPATPPARRRAPPPHPANEAILAAREAGLRYVADTRPGLSRRRAGRSFAYRDAAGRPIHDTATLARIKHLAIPPAWRDVWICASPHGHIQATGRDMRGRKQYRYHPDWRAVRDETKYERVIAFGRALPAIRRRVARDLRLPGLGRRKVLAAMVRLLETTLIRIGNDEYARENRSFGLSTMQDRHAKIKGGLIHFEFRGKSGRQHQIDLREPRLAKIVRQAQDLPGQELFQYRDDAGAVQDVASDDVNAYLREIAGDDFSAKDFRTWAGTVIAALALREFERFDTKAQAKKNLVRAIERVAERLGNTPAVCRKCYIHPVVMESYLDGATVKQLEQRTEAALRGGLRGLTAEEGAVLAFLQARLAAPPRAPARRATRRTR, from the coding sequence ATGGCTCGTCGCATCCGCCCGCCCGCAACGCCCCCGGCTCGTCGCCGCGCGCCTCCGCCGCATCCAGCCAACGAGGCTATCCTCGCCGCTCGCGAGGCCGGCTTGCGCTACGTCGCCGACACTCGCCCTGGCTTGTCCCGTCGTCGCGCCGGCCGCTCCTTTGCCTATCGCGACGCCGCCGGTCGCCCCATCCACGATACCGCCACGCTCGCCCGCATCAAACACCTCGCGATTCCCCCGGCTTGGCGCGACGTATGGATTTGCGCCTCGCCGCATGGGCACATCCAAGCCACCGGGCGCGACATGCGCGGGCGAAAGCAATATCGCTATCATCCCGATTGGCGCGCGGTCCGCGACGAAACGAAATACGAACGCGTCATCGCCTTCGGTCGCGCCCTCCCCGCCATCCGCCGGCGCGTCGCTCGCGACCTTCGCCTGCCCGGCCTCGGCCGCCGCAAAGTGCTCGCCGCCATGGTCCGCTTGCTCGAGACCACCCTGATCCGTATCGGCAACGACGAATATGCCCGTGAAAACCGCTCGTTCGGCTTGAGCACGATGCAGGACCGCCACGCCAAAATTAAGGGCGGCCTCATCCATTTCGAATTCCGGGGCAAAAGCGGCCGGCAACACCAAATCGACCTTCGCGAACCACGCCTCGCGAAAATCGTCCGCCAGGCGCAGGACCTCCCGGGCCAGGAACTCTTTCAATATCGCGACGACGCCGGGGCGGTGCAGGATGTCGCATCCGACGACGTCAACGCCTACCTCCGCGAAATCGCCGGCGACGATTTTTCTGCGAAGGACTTTCGCACCTGGGCCGGCACCGTGATCGCAGCCCTCGCGTTGCGCGAGTTCGAGCGCTTCGACACGAAAGCGCAGGCGAAAAAAAATCTCGTCCGCGCCATCGAGCGCGTCGCTGAGCGGCTCGGCAACACCCCCGCCGTCTGCCGCAAATGTTATATCCACCCGGTTGTGATGGAGAGCTACCTCGATGGCGCGACGGTGAAACAACTCGAGCAGCGCACCGAAGCGGCGTTGCGCGGCGGACTGCGCGGACTCACTGCCGAGGAAGGCGCCGTGCTCGCGTTTCTGCAGGCGCGGCTCGCGGCTCCGCCCCGTGCGCCCGCCCGACGCGCCACGCGCCGCACCCGCTGA
- a CDS encoding PRC-barrel domain-containing protein, whose product MRLRPGLPAAIRGGELRTDRVRSRAGRARDAARRKLKLNATPIRNPMKNHSKSLTCAAVGALVLCLAPMAGARTSADSSSMDQSTNKDYRSDNGSARSSRMAMKDARKEHSAQKLMGRAVVGSDGEKLGDINDFVINPDNGRIEYVVVSSGGVLGIGDTLHLVPAAALTPATATTSASAGSMSASMSSDKFSVNIDKAKWKDAPKFQKDQLASVNDQRMQLDQYYDVKADTMKSKWHKHSDKNADMNAQCVLASDVIGKNIRSGDQKVGNIDDLVITWSDHRAAILLDPDHDFVATDRSNVGAGTTNEDMSAGRSGVSANSSRRMTGNGKYVVSFDKVEISGTGRDSVTTSLTKDQFVAATAGSAATAGVMNRDGVYAWQGWDADPGMNVSVHTTNDSSGWKSQSTTTGITSPGGMTTVMSNDAANSSRAATDQATVESVRRVLNDGSLPAAARQVQVSQENGKLVLTGTVPSKDLKNTIEDKVEKAANGWDVDNQISVSEKN is encoded by the coding sequence TTGCGCTTGCGGCCGGGCCTCCCGGCTGCGATCCGCGGCGGCGAGTTGAGGACAGACCGGGTGCGGTCGCGAGCCGGGAGAGCTCGTGATGCGGCGCGCCGGAAACTGAAACTAAACGCAACCCCCATCAGGAATCCTATGAAAAACCACTCAAAATCACTCACCTGCGCGGCGGTCGGCGCTTTGGTTCTGTGTCTCGCGCCTATGGCGGGAGCGCGGACCAGCGCAGACAGCAGCAGCATGGATCAGTCGACGAATAAAGATTACCGGAGCGACAACGGCTCGGCCCGCAGCTCGCGAATGGCAATGAAGGACGCCCGCAAAGAACACAGCGCGCAAAAACTCATGGGTCGCGCCGTGGTCGGTTCGGACGGCGAAAAGCTGGGCGACATCAATGATTTCGTCATCAACCCTGACAACGGCCGCATTGAATATGTGGTCGTGAGTTCGGGCGGCGTGCTCGGAATCGGCGATACGCTGCATCTCGTGCCCGCCGCTGCATTGACACCCGCAACCGCCACCACGAGTGCGTCCGCCGGATCGATGTCGGCATCGATGTCGAGCGACAAGTTCTCCGTCAATATCGACAAAGCGAAATGGAAAGACGCGCCGAAGTTCCAGAAGGATCAGCTGGCGTCAGTGAATGACCAGCGGATGCAACTCGATCAGTATTACGACGTGAAAGCGGACACGATGAAGTCGAAGTGGCACAAGCATTCCGACAAGAATGCGGACATGAATGCGCAGTGCGTTCTGGCCAGCGACGTCATCGGCAAGAACATCCGCTCCGGCGATCAGAAGGTGGGCAACATCGATGACCTGGTCATCACGTGGTCTGATCATCGCGCCGCGATTCTTCTCGATCCCGATCATGACTTCGTCGCGACTGACCGCTCCAATGTGGGTGCGGGCACGACCAACGAAGATATGAGCGCCGGCCGCTCGGGCGTGAGCGCCAACAGCAGCCGTCGGATGACGGGTAATGGGAAATACGTAGTGAGCTTCGACAAGGTCGAGATCTCCGGCACGGGTCGTGATTCCGTCACGACTTCGCTGACGAAAGACCAGTTCGTGGCGGCCACCGCGGGTTCTGCCGCGACGGCGGGCGTGATGAATCGGGATGGAGTCTACGCCTGGCAGGGCTGGGATGCGGATCCGGGCATGAACGTTTCGGTCCATACGACGAATGACTCGAGCGGCTGGAAGAGCCAGTCAACCACGACGGGCATCACTTCGCCCGGCGGCATGACCACGGTGATGAGCAACGACGCTGCGAATAGCAGCCGCGCTGCGACTGACCAGGCGACGGTTGAATCTGTTCGCCGGGTGTTGAACGACGGTTCGCTGCCGGCGGCGGCTCGTCAGGTGCAGGTCTCGCAGGAAAACGGCAAGCTCGTGCTTACGGGCACCGTGCCGAGCAAAGACCTGAAGAACACGATTGAAGACAAGGTGGAAAAAGCCGCCAACGGTTGGGATGTGGACAACCAGATCTCCGTTTCGGAAAAGAACTGA
- a CDS encoding ferritin-like domain-containing protein: MSTVTSLKELLVEQLKDLYSAETQLVKALPKMAKAATDEDLKTGFTEHWEQTKTHVERLEKVMEQLDESPKGKKCKAMEGLIAEGKEVLQMEGDPALIDSALIAAAQKVEHYEMAGYGTVRTLAERLGEDQIADLLQTTLDEEGETDKRLTRIAEEIDIETAEDDDEEDEE, from the coding sequence ATGTCTACTGTCACATCACTCAAAGAACTCTTGGTTGAACAGCTCAAGGATCTCTACAGCGCCGAAACGCAGTTGGTCAAAGCGCTGCCGAAGATGGCAAAGGCCGCTACGGACGAGGATCTCAAAACGGGTTTCACCGAGCATTGGGAGCAAACCAAAACCCACGTCGAACGACTCGAGAAAGTCATGGAGCAGCTGGACGAATCGCCGAAGGGAAAAAAGTGCAAGGCGATGGAAGGGCTGATCGCGGAAGGGAAGGAAGTCCTCCAAATGGAAGGCGACCCGGCGTTGATCGACTCGGCGCTCATCGCAGCCGCGCAAAAGGTGGAGCACTACGAAATGGCGGGTTATGGCACCGTGCGCACACTGGCTGAGCGGCTGGGCGAAGATCAGATTGCCGACCTCTTGCAGACGACGCTCGATGAAGAGGGCGAGACCGACAAGCGGCTCACCCGCATCGCCGAGGAGATCGACATCGAAACGGCGGAGGACGACGACGAGGAGGACGAAGAGTAA
- a CDS encoding AI-2E family transporter, which produces MQPKMDSVPLRGFVTLATVTLVVAILRLAKDVMIPVAMAILLAFLLTPVVVRLTRWGLPKTAAIIATVTLAFAVLGGVGWLVGAQLLDLARQLPNYEQNIHHKIAAMKAPHAPEAISRASGVVENVRKQLQAPSEHVPTDAATAPAEPGPVPVVMKSDGSAVEVAREILAPVLGPLGTAGIVIVFVIAMLFQREDLRDRFLNVVSSGQMNMATQALDDAAQRVSRYLGMQLIVNATYGVPIGLGLFFIGIPNALLWGLLATLLRFIPFLGPWIAAIFPVVLAFAVDPGWMKLIYVVGLFVVMELISNNVVEVVLYGASTGISNVALLVAAVFWTWLWGPAGLFLSTPMTVCLMVIGKYVPGLKFLSVLLGSDPVLAPPVRFYQRMLAMDADEMESIALTYIEERSLLEFYDDILLPALQLAEQDRHHGALAEVRQTFIFEECRELIAELERNPEAEPNTPLAADARGLFAVPARDDADEIVALMLRHLLLQRGIEMDVASITTKPEENIQRIEQEPTRLVFVSSLPPGGFSAAQHVIRRFLRARIRPPIVLGLWSRDAAVGPLKQRLRSSRVEDLVTSLGEAVAVLEKRLAGRTADSTSASVPDAALAPLDLARAAADDVIALVTRDLADAFDVPVSLVSFLKADAEFWAGISGISEENADAPQEPGIESALNDFITVTDDLVVIDDTSADKRVAAHPAVTARGVRFYAGVPLRTEAGHVVGTLCLVDTKPREITAAQKALLRARAAELVAAVQSRKPPAPA; this is translated from the coding sequence GTGCAACCCAAAATGGATAGTGTGCCGCTTCGCGGCTTCGTAACGCTCGCGACTGTCACCCTCGTGGTCGCCATCCTGCGGCTCGCCAAGGATGTGATGATCCCGGTCGCGATGGCCATTCTCCTCGCGTTCCTTCTCACGCCCGTCGTCGTCCGTCTCACGCGTTGGGGATTGCCCAAGACCGCCGCGATCATTGCCACCGTGACGCTCGCCTTTGCGGTGCTGGGCGGCGTCGGCTGGTTGGTCGGCGCCCAATTGCTCGACCTCGCCCGGCAACTTCCGAACTACGAGCAAAACATCCATCACAAAATCGCGGCGATGAAGGCGCCCCACGCGCCCGAGGCGATCTCCCGCGCGTCCGGGGTGGTCGAAAACGTCCGCAAACAACTCCAAGCCCCTTCCGAACACGTGCCGACCGATGCAGCCACCGCGCCCGCGGAGCCTGGCCCAGTCCCCGTCGTCATGAAATCCGATGGTTCGGCCGTGGAGGTCGCGCGCGAAATCCTCGCTCCCGTCCTCGGCCCGCTCGGCACCGCCGGCATCGTGATTGTTTTTGTGATCGCGATGTTGTTTCAACGCGAAGACCTCCGCGACCGCTTCCTCAACGTCGTCAGTTCGGGTCAGATGAACATGGCGACCCAAGCGCTCGATGATGCCGCCCAACGCGTCTCGCGCTACTTGGGCATGCAACTCATCGTCAACGCCACCTACGGCGTTCCCATCGGCCTCGGGCTGTTTTTCATCGGCATACCCAACGCCCTGCTCTGGGGCCTCCTCGCCACTCTGCTGCGCTTCATCCCCTTCCTCGGACCATGGATCGCCGCCATTTTTCCCGTGGTCCTCGCGTTCGCCGTCGATCCCGGCTGGATGAAATTGATCTACGTCGTCGGCCTCTTCGTCGTGATGGAGTTGATCAGCAACAACGTCGTCGAAGTCGTCCTCTACGGCGCGAGCACGGGCATTTCCAACGTCGCGCTCCTCGTTGCAGCGGTTTTCTGGACGTGGCTCTGGGGCCCCGCCGGACTCTTTCTCTCCACCCCCATGACCGTTTGCCTCATGGTCATCGGCAAATATGTGCCCGGCCTGAAATTTCTCAGCGTCTTGCTCGGCAGCGATCCCGTGCTCGCTCCGCCCGTGCGCTTTTATCAACGCATGCTCGCGATGGACGCCGACGAAATGGAGTCCATCGCGCTCACCTACATTGAAGAGCGCTCCCTGCTGGAATTCTACGACGACATTCTCCTCCCCGCGCTTCAACTCGCCGAACAGGATCGCCATCACGGCGCCCTCGCCGAAGTGCGGCAGACGTTTATCTTCGAAGAGTGCCGCGAGTTGATCGCCGAGTTGGAGCGCAACCCCGAAGCCGAGCCGAATACGCCGCTCGCCGCCGACGCCCGGGGACTCTTTGCCGTGCCGGCCCGCGACGACGCCGATGAAATCGTTGCGCTCATGTTGCGCCACTTGCTCCTGCAACGCGGAATAGAAATGGACGTGGCCTCCATCACCACGAAACCGGAAGAGAACATCCAACGCATCGAACAAGAGCCGACTCGCCTCGTCTTTGTCTCTTCCCTCCCCCCGGGCGGATTTTCCGCCGCGCAACACGTGATCCGGCGCTTCCTGCGCGCCCGCATTCGTCCGCCGATCGTGCTCGGCCTGTGGTCGCGCGACGCCGCGGTCGGCCCGCTGAAACAACGCCTCCGCTCCTCGCGCGTTGAGGATCTCGTCACCTCACTCGGCGAAGCGGTGGCTGTACTGGAGAAACGCCTCGCCGGCCGCACGGCCGATTCAACCTCCGCATCCGTTCCCGACGCCGCACTTGCACCCTTGGACCTTGCCCGAGCCGCCGCCGACGACGTGATCGCGCTCGTCACGCGCGACCTCGCCGACGCGTTCGACGTGCCGGTTTCCCTCGTCAGTTTTCTCAAGGCCGACGCCGAATTCTGGGCCGGCATCTCCGGTATCTCCGAAGAAAACGCCGACGCCCCACAGGAGCCGGGCATAGAGTCGGCGTTGAACGACTTTATCACGGTGACCGATGATCTCGTCGTGATTGACGACACATCCGCCGATAAACGCGTCGCCGCTCATCCGGCTGTCACCGCTCGCGGAGTGCGATTTTACGCCGGCGTTCCGTTGCGAACCGAGGCTGGCCACGTCGTCGGCACGCTCTGCCTCGTCGATACCAAACCACGGGAAATCACGGCCGCGCAAAAAGCGCTCTTGCGCGCACGGGCGGCGGAGCTCGTCGCCGCAGTGCAAAGTCGCAAGCCGCCCGCGCCGGCGTAA
- a CDS encoding GreA/GreB family elongation factor: MSKAFLREDDLQPEPASPPALPLSLLIGGKHYLTPRGAAVLQEEITRLSITERPGLAARAASDADEKAELQRLDSRVRQLQLTLQTAEIVPPPPPPHDVVQFGATVTVESKTGGVVRYRIVGVDEADPAAGTISHQSPIARALLNAHRDSSVEFSSPAGRQELRVTDISYE, encoded by the coding sequence ATGAGCAAAGCCTTTCTCCGCGAAGATGACCTGCAGCCCGAACCCGCTTCTCCGCCGGCGCTCCCGCTCTCGCTGCTCATCGGCGGCAAGCACTATCTCACGCCCCGCGGCGCCGCCGTGCTGCAGGAGGAAATCACCCGTTTGAGCATCACGGAACGACCGGGCCTGGCCGCCCGGGCGGCCAGCGATGCCGACGAAAAAGCCGAGCTGCAGCGCCTCGACAGCCGGGTGCGCCAACTGCAACTGACCTTGCAGACCGCGGAGATCGTTCCACCTCCTCCGCCGCCTCATGATGTCGTGCAGTTCGGCGCGACCGTCACGGTGGAAAGTAAAACCGGCGGCGTAGTTCGCTATCGCATCGTCGGGGTCGACGAAGCCGACCCGGCGGCGGGGACGATCAGCCACCAGTCGCCCATCGCCCGTGCCTTGCTCAACGCCCACCGCGACTCCTCGGTGGAATTCTCCTCGCCGGCCGGTCGGCAAGAGCTCCGCGTGACGGACATCAGCTACGAGTAG